TGCATAATTATATTAAAGATTTTCTTTCCAACATCCCCCTTATTTTTTTGGATGAATTGAAGAAAATCAATAAATTGGTCTGGTTTTCGGGCAATGTTTTTTGCCAATTTTTTTGCAACAAAGGTAGATACATATTGAGGGATTTCTCCATTAACTCTTTCTGGATATGCATTATATATGATTTCAAAGTCGTAATCCCTATTTGGAATTTTATTATATAAAAAATCTTTACAGTCTTTTTTTAGCCTTTGTTGCCAATCATAAGATATCATATCTCTAAATAAAGGGGATATGGGGATAATTATTTATCTCCTTTATCTCCCTATCTCCTTTCCTTATTTAATAATTCCAATTTTACCTTTTTTAACTTTGTCGTTATACTTTATAAGATAAAAATAAATTCCGGATGCCACTTTTTTTTCTGAAGAGTTGCAAAGATTCCATTCTGCAGTATTGTATCCTTCTGTAAGATTGGAAGTAGTAATTTTTTTCACAGGTTCTCCAGCAAAGTTGTAGATATAGATATTAGCCTTTCCTGAGGTAGGCAGGTTTTGAAAATATAATTTATTTTGATTAGCCGGAACAGGATTCGGAAACACTTCAACCGCATCTAAATCTTCAATAGGAATAGATATCTTAACAATATTTTTTCCTGGCAAGATTATGTTTCCTGACAAATCTTCAATATTACAGACTTTGATAAAGTATGATTTTCCTATTGGTTTTAGCGGTATTGAGAGTTTTATAATGACCTTATTATCGTCATAACTAAGGCTGATAACTTCACATTCTTCTACATCTTCAGGAAAGATTAATTCATAATTACCTGTATTTGTTGCTGAAGATTCTTTTATGCTTTCACTAAATCTAAGTTGAATTTCCTTTTTAGTAAGATATGTGCAATCTTTAATATATGGTCTGGTAACATCTTCTTCATAAATAAATGTAGCTATTGTATCTTGCATAGGTGTATTATAAAGACCTTCAAGGTTTTTGATTTTTATTGTATATGGAGAGTTTTCTTCGCTGAATAAGTTGCTGAAACCTAATAGGATTCTTTTTCCACTTTGATACGAAACAGCAGATTCTGGATATCCAAAGTTTTCAATTTTATAGTTCGCTATATTCAAGCAAGATTCATTCAAAGGTTCTTTAAAATCAAGCTGAATAGAATTGAGAGAAATCATTTTTACTGATTCAAGTATTGGTGGGGCAGATGGGACTGCTAATTTTTTTAACGTCTTATAGCTTTCAATTCCATTTTTTATTGCTGAAGCCTGGTAAAAATAAAAACTATCTGCAAAGACGCTTGTGTCAATAAAGGTATTAATTGTGTCATCAAGAGAAAATGATATTGAATCAAATGATGAAGTGCGATAGATTCTAAATGAATCTATATCTGAAATAGAACGCCAATTTAACCTAATAGAATTTTTATTTATAGGTATTGCTCTAAAATTTTGTGGAATTGGCACATCAATCATATTTTCAGGATAATGATAAAGAACTAAACGAAGGGAATCTTGGTCATCATATTGATTGAAAGCAACAGATTCATTAATATTATCATTATCTAAGTCCAGAGAAACCGGATAATAAGACCGATACGAATTGCCAACCCAGATAGGCTTGAATTCATTGTCTTGTCCGCCGAAGGTGGATCCTTTGGATAATTTATATATGTAGATGTCCGGTGAAGCGGTAATAATAATTTCATTCCCGTTATGCTTATCAGGATCTAAATCTGCGACACAGACTCCATTTTTGGAGCAAACTCCAGAAATCTCGGTGAAATCAACCATTTCATATTGATTATCTCCAGATGATTTAAATACACCAAAATACCAGAGTTGGTTATCAGGATTCATAATATCTTCATGATATCCTCCCACAACAAATTCAGTTGTATCATCGCCATTAAAATCTCCTATACCAGAATAGTAGGCATATGGAACAGGAATAGATAAGGTATCTTTAATTTCAAAATTTAATGAATTCAAACTTTTCGCTTCGTAAATTAGAATATCTCCATCAATATCAGAAAGCAAAATATCCAAGTTGTCATCCTCATCTAAATATCCAAACTGAATATGTGGACTAAGTTGATTTTTTGAATATGTATGCGTGTTGTTCAATAACCAATGATTGCTATATACAAAATTGTTATTCACTCTGGTATAAATTTTATAAGCTGTTTTCTGAGAATCAAGTATTGTATTTATTAATAATTCATCACTACCGTTACCATTTAAATCTTGAAATGCACAACCATATAATCCTCCAATACCTCTTTTTCCAAAGATGAAACTATTTGGAAAAGTATATTCAGAAGTAGCCTCATAAATAAGTATTGAGTCTCCGATATTACCTACTATCTCAAATTTTCCGTTGTCATTACTATCTCCGATGCTCCAGGGCTGAAATTTAACAGGCATAGTATATTTAACAGTCAGGTCATTGTTATTTTCTTCACAAAATTTTACTTCTCCATAAGTGCCTTCTTCTGGGAATTCCATAAATACTAATTCTTTTTTTCCATTATTATTTATATCATAATTATTGGTGCATAAATATCCGGCATTTGGATATTCAGATAATTTTTCAAAGCCACTTGTAGCAATTGAGGAATTATCAATATTTATTGTATCATAGAAAATTTCTGTTGAGTTACTTAATCCAGATTTATTAGTAATTTCTATAAAGAATGAAAGTTGGGTATCAGGTAAATTTTCAGGTAATCTAAGTGATGCAACTTGTGAGAATTTGTTATCAATAATTAAGAAACTATCAACTTCTGAAGAAAAGCAAGTTGCTTTAAATTTTACAGGCTCATCAGTAACTGATAAAATATAATAGTTTTTTTTATCAAAATTATAACGGGTGCTAATTGAGGTTGTATTTTCAATGAATTCCGGAGGTGATTTATCAATATTGATTTTTATTATATCTACAAAGCTATTTCCATTTATATCTTTAACAGACAAGCGGAGATAATAGGTTGAATCTGCGATGCCTTCAGTATTGAAAAATGCCAGCGTATCATCAAAGACAACGGTGTCATAATAATATGGCGTTGGATTATGAGTTATAATATCCAGCCAGTCATTTTCTTCAGGATTTGGTTTGTCTGTAAATGTTACCGAATAGTAAAAGAATTCTGGGCAGTAAGCATTTCCAATAATTGGAAAATTTTGATGAAATCCGTCATTATATTTTGGGGAAGATATTTTTGTTTCTATTTGGTTACTTTTTGTTGAATTAATGAGGAGTTTTTCAATATTTATAATTCCGTAACCAAACTGATTATCATATCCTTTTTCCCCAAGGTCATCACATGAATTTTTGAGCAAATTATAGGTTTCGTCATTCATTAGCAAAGGATTTTGTGATAGAAGAAGTGCCACAGCTCCTGAAACAAAAGGAGCTGACATAGATGTTCCACTTTCCTCTTTATAATCATTATTTAGAGATGTGCTGATTATATTAAGTCCAGGAGAGCATAAATCTATTCCTTCTCCATAACTTGAAAATGAGCATAAAGAAAGGTCTTCATCAACTGCAGTAACAGATATTATATTATTTAATGCAGCTGGATATAGTAATCCAACACCAGCTTCATTTCCAGCAGATGCAATAATTACTACACCTATTTCAAAAGCATATTGACATACATCTCTAATTACAGGCGCCAACTGTGTATCACCCCAACTAATAGATATGATTTGAGCTCCATTATCAGCAGCATAGATTATTGCTGAAGAGACATCATCATCCTCAAGGAAACCTCCGGCAGCTGTGCGAAACCCAGCCCGGATGTTCATTAATTTGCAAAACCAGGTCACACCAGCAATACCCAAATTGTTGTTTGTTTGTGCACTGATAATGCCCGCGCAATGAGTGCCATGTCCAAGGTCGTCCATTGGGTCATTGTCTCTTTCACGGCAATCTCCAAGAGCATCTAACATTTCAGTATCGGTAAAATCCCATCCCTGCCAGTCATCAACAAAGCCGTTATCATCGTCATCTATACCATTCGTTTGCTTATCGTTTCCGTCATAATCCAAGCCAATCTCACCATAATTGAGCCAGATATTGTCAGCCAAATCAGGATGATTATAGTCCACTCCTGAATCAATCAGGCCAATTACAACTTGCTCATTACCTTTTTCAACATCCCAGGCTTTATTTGCTTTAATAGCTTCTAAACTCCACTTTTGATCGTAGTATTTTGGATCATTTGGAGTAATAGACAGCATTTTATTAATATTGTTAGGTTGGACATAGATAATTTCGGATTTGATGGTTACTAAATTTTTAAGTTCTTCAAAATCAAGTTTTTTCTCACACAAAATATGATAGATATAAAACCCCTTATTCTCAAGAACAGGGGTTATTTTTTGGACACTATACATTGAAATAACACTATCAAAAGAAGATATTCCTGTTAATGAGTTTTTCGTTTCAGCTTTTTGTGAAAAACGAACAATTACTTCATTATTTGATATAACTTTGGCTTGCAGTATGATTATGGAGAAAAAACTTAGAATAATTATACAGATTAACTTTTTCATATTATTTTCCTAAAAATCATAAGATACTGAAAAACGGTGTGCATTTCCAAGGCCGCTTTGGAATGGAGTAAAGGAATAATCAAATTTGTAATTGTTAAGTTTAATACCAAGTCCACTGGAAAAGTTTTCTACATCATAACCTATTTTATATCCTAAGCGAGTGTAAATTACTTCTGCAAATGCATACTCTAAACCCAGGTTAAATTTAATATCCTCAGCCTCAAATTTTATTAAATCACACGAAACTGATAATTCTGATTGTTCAGGTAAATTTAATTCGTGATGGACACCAATTTTGTATGTTAATGGAAATTCTATTCTTTCGTTGTCCATTTTAGTAGACAGTCCGATATTTTGTAGAACAAACGCCAAATTCAGACCTTTGATAAACGAGTCGTATATTACTCCTAAATCTGTTCCAAATCCAAGAGAAGATTCAGTATCAATTTTTTCATATATTACTTTCAGATTTGTGCCAAAAGAAAAATAAGGCGATATACGCATAGCATAATTACCTGC
This DNA window, taken from Candidatus Cloacimonadota bacterium, encodes the following:
- a CDS encoding S8 family serine peptidase, coding for MKKLICIIILSFFSIIILQAKVISNNEVIVRFSQKAETKNSLTGISSFDSVISMYSVQKITPVLENKGFYIYHILCEKKLDFEELKNLVTIKSEIIYVQPNNINKMLSITPNDPKYYDQKWSLEAIKANKAWDVEKGNEQVVIGLIDSGVDYNHPDLADNIWLNYGEIGLDYDGNDKQTNGIDDDDNGFVDDWQGWDFTDTEMLDALGDCRERDNDPMDDLGHGTHCAGIISAQTNNNLGIAGVTWFCKLMNIRAGFRTAAGGFLEDDDVSSAIIYAADNGAQIISISWGDTQLAPVIRDVCQYAFEIGVVIIASAGNEAGVGLLYPAALNNIISVTAVDEDLSLCSFSSYGEGIDLCSPGLNIISTSLNNDYKEESGTSMSAPFVSGAVALLLSQNPLLMNDETYNLLKNSCDDLGEKGYDNQFGYGIINIEKLLINSTKSNQIETKISSPKYNDGFHQNFPIIGNAYCPEFFYYSVTFTDKPNPEENDWLDIITHNPTPYYYDTVVFDDTLAFFNTEGIADSTYYLRLSVKDINGNSFVDIIKINIDKSPPEFIENTTSISTRYNFDKKNYYILSVTDEPVKFKATCFSSEVDSFLIIDNKFSQVASLRLPENLPDTQLSFFIEITNKSGLSNSTEIFYDTINIDNSSIATSGFEKLSEYPNAGYLCTNNYDINNNGKKELVFMEFPEEGTYGEVKFCEENNNDLTVKYTMPVKFQPWSIGDSNDNGKFEIVGNIGDSILIYEATSEYTFPNSFIFGKRGIGGLYGCAFQDLNGNGSDELLINTILDSQKTAYKIYTRVNNNFVYSNHWLLNNTHTYSKNQLSPHIQFGYLDEDDNLDILLSDIDGDILIYEAKSLNSLNFEIKDTLSIPVPYAYYSGIGDFNGDDTTEFVVGGYHEDIMNPDNQLWYFGVFKSSGDNQYEMVDFTEISGVCSKNGVCVADLDPDKHNGNEIIITASPDIYIYKLSKGSTFGGQDNEFKPIWVGNSYRSYYPVSLDLDNDNINESVAFNQYDDQDSLRLVLYHYPENMIDVPIPQNFRAIPINKNSIRLNWRSISDIDSFRIYRTSSFDSISFSLDDTINTFIDTSVFADSFYFYQASAIKNGIESYKTLKKLAVPSAPPILESVKMISLNSIQLDFKEPLNESCLNIANYKIENFGYPESAVSYQSGKRILLGFSNLFSEENSPYTIKIKNLEGLYNTPMQDTIATFIYEEDVTRPYIKDCTYLTKKEIQLRFSESIKESSATNTGNYELIFPEDVEECEVISLSYDDNKVIIKLSIPLKPIGKSYFIKVCNIEDLSGNIILPGKNIVKISIPIEDLDAVEVFPNPVPANQNKLYFQNLPTSGKANIYIYNFAGEPVKKITTSNLTEGYNTAEWNLCNSSEKKVASGIYFYLIKYNDKVKKGKIGIIK
- a CDS encoding PorV/PorQ family protein, coding for MKKLNLLIFFLLISFSICYSQSNSQENGFLILNVGNSASMTGKGEAASATSSDATILWYNPAAVQINQYSNFCFSHNSYIKEFDINIENASLIIKKGNHSYGLGMVYLNYGKLDKTDDVGTIIGEYHPIDIVIAGNYAMRISPYFSFGTNLKVIYEKIDTESSLGFGTDLGVIYDSFIKGLNLAFVLQNIGLSTKMDNERIEFPLTYKIGVHHELNLPEQSELSVSCDLIKFEAEDIKFNLGLEYAFAEVIYTRLGYKIGYDVENFSSGLGIKLNNYKFDYSFTPFQSGLGNAHRFSVSYDF